ATAATCAATCCTACGCGGGGTAATAGTCCGCTGTTGTATCGTGTTGCTGGTAAATTTGAACTTCTGGACCGGATTCTGCCCAAGTTCAAGGCAACCGGACACCGtgttttgatgttcttccAGATGACTCAGGTTATGGATATAATGGAGGATTTCCTCCGAATGAGAGACTTGAAATATTTGAGGTTAGATGGTGCGACAAAAACTGAGGAGCGTACTGGCATGctaaagcttttcaacgcTCCTGACTCTGAATACTTTTGCTTTTTACTGTCAACAAGGGCTGGTGGTTTAGGTTTAAACCTACAAACTGCCGACACGGTCATTATTTTCGATACTGATTGGAACCCACACCAAGATTTACAAGCTCAAGATAGAGCCCACAGAATTGGGCAAAAGAATGAAGTCAGGATCTTAAGACTTATAACAACTGATTCGGTCGAAGAGGTTATTCTAGAAAGGGCCTTACAGAAGTTAGACATCGACGGCAAGGTTATCCAAGCAGGTAAATTTGATAACAAGTCAACAGCAGAGGAGCAGGAGGCGTTTTTGCGGAGGCTCCTCGAAAatgaaaatgtcaaagatgaaaaTGACGAGGCTGAGcttgatgacgaagagtTGAACGAAATACTCGCTAGAGGTGATGATGAACGCAAATTGTTTGACAAGATGGACGAAGAGCGGGCTGCTATGGAGCTCAAGCAGGCAAAATCGCAGGGGCTTTCTACCCCGCTGCCAAGGTTGATACAGCTTGACGAGTTACCAGAAGTCTTAACGGAAGATATCACCAACCACTTGCAGACGGAGCCAGCGGCTGTCGGGCGGATCAGGGAAAGGAAGAAGGTGTATTATGATGATGGGCTGACAGAGGAGCAATGGCTGCAAGCAGTCGACAACGATGAAGATTCATTAGAAGACGCAATTAATCGGAAGCGGCGCTCAAGAGAACGCAGACAGCAcagcaaagagctcaaagactCGGAGCCAGGAGAGATCGATACACTAGACAACAGCTTAGAACCGACACCTGAAATTGAATTAGCTAAACCTAACGGTAAACGTTCAAGagctgcaagaaaagcgGCTGCTAGCGAAGTCAAGAATGAAAACGAGCAAGACGAACAgctggaagaagaagaagaggacgGGCACACGCCGAAAAAGCTAAAATTGAAAgtaaagctttctttgaagagtGATCAACAAAAGTCTACGCCAGGTGAATTGGATGGACCGACGGTTGAACAACCCCAAACCTCAGCTCCCAAACCCAAAAGTAAGTCAAAGAAAGTCACCACATGCGAGTTCACGCCCCAGGTCGAACATCTCTTGGAGGAAATGCGGGCCCAAATTGACCCTACTGACGAGCATGCACGCACTTCCGTTTTCGAGATTTTACCTTCTAAGAAGCTCTATCCGGATTATTACAAATTAATTTCAAATCCTGTAGCTCTCGACACAATCACTAAAAAATGCAAGAAGGGCTTGTATGGGTCCTTAGAGGATGTTAGACAAGATCTGGAAACGATGTTCGGGAATGCTCAGTTCTACAATGAGGAAGGATCCTGGATTTTTAATGACGCCGAAGAGCTCCGTAAATTCGTGAGTGCTTGGTTCGAATCCAATAAATAGTACAGGTGTATTATAATTATTTTAGGTTACACGAGAAGACAAGCAGTCCCGCTACGGAGGCTTCGCCAGTTGCCATCTAGCCGCTAGAACCCTCAGGTGTTCCAACATAACGAAACGTATGCGGTGACCCAAGCGAGAGCTGAGTggtgaaaatttttttcatgtATATAAGGTGAAGTGAAGAAATTTTACAAAACATCTTCTCAATACTTGAAGCAAAGAAGTTGCCAACAATGAAGTACATCCAGACTGACCAAACCCTAGATATTCCAGAAGGCGTTACCGTCAACATCAAGTCGAGAGTCATCAAGGTCACTGGCCCAAGAGGTGCTCTgaccaagaacttgaagcacaTCGACGTCACTTTCGCTAAGGTGAGCAACAAGCAGGTCAAGATCACCGTCCACAACGGTGACAGAAAGCACGTTGCTGCTTTGAGAACTGTCAAGTCTTTGGTCGCCAACATGATCACTGGTGTCACCAAGGGTTTCAAGTACAAGATGAGATACGTCTACGCGCATTTTCCTATTAACGTGAACGTTGTTGAGAAGGATGGTGCTAAGTTCGTCGAGATCAGAAACTTCTTGGGTGACAAGCAGGTTAGAATGGTCCCAGTCAGAGAAGGCGTCTCCATTGACTTCTCTACCAACCAGAAGGACGAGATCGTTCTGTCCGGCAACTCTATCGAGAACGTCTCTCAGAACGCCGCCGACATCCAGCAAATCTGCCGTGTCAGAAACAAGGATATCCGTAAGTTCTTGGACGGTATCTATGTTTCCCAGAAAGGTTTCGTTGAGGAGGAAGCTTAAGTTTgacaaaacaaacaagaCGTGTATAATAGTATTTAGGTGTTTTCCCCCGGAGTTCACCTCCAATTACAACGGGAGGAACGTTACTAGTGCTCGCTGAAATAAAGAGCCATTATACGTTCCTCATTTTTCTAGGTACGCCCTTTGACTGTTTTGTGTTTTCTTGCCGTAGTGTGTTCCGTTGATTGCCGTGTCATTTGACGGAGTCTTGTTTGACGTTGAAAATTTTGCAATTTCAGACGAAATTTGGAGTTCTCATTGTTTCTGTAAATGCGTGAGCTTATGCATTCCCACTAGCTCTGTTGGATAAAATCAAGTGTCGACTTCTATCAAAACCACATTATTATAAAAATCCTTAATTAATATCGTGtcaagaaatgaagaaataaaGAACCGCCTGATATGGCTTCATAACAGTGCCTTTAGACACCGTGAAAGACGTGAAAGTTAATTTCTTTCTCCAAGGCCTCTTCAAGGTATTTAAATTCCATGACTGACAAAGACGAATCTGAGCCGAAAGGCCTTTTATTAGTGTAAGCCATTATCTGACCAAACGTCCCCACAATGAATGACTTGTGGCTTGATATGGTTTCATCGTTCAGCAGTTCGTGAGCACTCTTAACAGCttttccttcaaaatatATCTTGGCATGCGACCTAGTCCGCATGTCATGCCTTTTCTCCGGCGATATGACCTTTCCGTCGCTACCTCTAGTCTCTCCAGTTTGATTATCGTTGAGATTAAAATCATACTCTTTTCCAAGCATAAAGGAGACAAGCTTGAAATATTCAAAGCTGGTCAAAAAGTGGCGCCAGCAATATGTGTCGCCTTTTCTAGTCTCTTTCTCTCTTTccagttcttcttggaccctgttgagctttttcttgactgCGCCATGCGGTCTTCCAAAGCAATCGTATGGCAAATACCTTGAAATTACAGAGAACTGATACTCATTTTCGCCACATTTGCTTTGTTCGTCTGTCAGCGAGAGAGTCAGTATTATTGTGGAACCCTTTTGCTCTCTATTATAACTCCAAATTGTTCTAAAATGGCAAGCGTCTTGATGTAGGGTTGCCTGGCTCTGCAGGAAAGTCTGAACGTCTTGAAATCTTGTTCCACAAAACTGGAGTTGCGGAGTCGCCCCCTCTCCTTCAATCGCGAGCTCCTTTGCTACATTTCTGCGGACCAATATGCCATGTTCATACGTTTGCTCTAAGCGAGTCCTCATCTGCATCCTGGAGATGAGTTTCTGTAGCAAGGCTCGTTTTGCGCTAAGGTTGAACTTGGAGCTCCTCTTGCCGCGAGAAGCCTGTTTATTATTTGGTTTGGAAACCTTCCCAGTACTAGCGCGTGCGGGAATATGCCCAGGTTTCTCTTGCGGTGGATGACGCTGAAATTCAGCGAAGCACATAATTGGCGGCTCTGGCACCCGGGCCAGTACATCCTCGATGTTGCTTTGTGTAAGTGATGGAGTTGAGAAGGGACTGCTGTTCAAATCTTTACTCAGAGCCTCGTCGTCGCTCCAGGCCCCACTCCACAGGGACGACTTTTCCGGAGTACAGTCTGCAAGAATGTCGTCCACGGACCACCGCAGAGAGTCGAAGTTACTGGGCATGGTCGattcaaaccttttcagAAAGGGCTCCCCGTGGAAACTGACGTCCGACAAAACAGGGTCTTGCTGTGCAAGGTCGAGATATAGCTCAGGCGTCTTGCGGTCCTCGTggtcttccaaaaaaaacaagtaTCCTGGCGTCGGTGGGAGTGCGTCCTCTTGGTCACTGTTATTCTCGAAGATTGATTGCAACACGTCGTTGCGAGTTAGATGTTGCGCTTCAGCGAACAGCGCTGGCATGGCGGTTTTGTTTGTGCTTTAGGGACAAGCAAGGAATCCAGAACTAAATGAGCGAATGTTGGTCCCGGAACCAGCTGCGAAGGAGGGCAGAAGTGTTATAGTTTTGTTATCTGAACAAGGCTAGCTCGCTGGCGACTTAAAAACCGGTCGAGCAAATTAGGTCAGGGCGCCTGGTTCCTTACAAATATACCTGGCTGCCTAAACTCTCTACTCTCTCGATATTGTGTTGGTGAAATCGAATTTTGTGTCGCCGGTGGCACGCGTGGCGCCAGAAAAGGCGAAACTACTGACGCAAGTGGCTACTGTAATGAGACATCTGCCCCAGTCTGGCCTTCTGCGTCCCGTCAGAGCCCTACGATATAATTAGGCTTGCAGGAGACGGCTAAAAATGTGTCACGTATGGACAGAGTGATCTCCACGACGGCTATTCctggcttctcaaaaatagGCGGATTGATTGTTAGGGTACAGGGAGCAGAGCTGGAGCCCCGTGGACGCTACACACAACTCCGTCACTACGCGACCAGAAATGCCGCAATACAGAGGGAAGAAACCTTCTAGAAGGTTTTCTGCGAAGGCCCTTAGTGCGGCGTCACGGCTAAGCTCTCGGGCCCGAGTTCGGGGCGCTCTAAGCCCCGCAAAAAATTCTCGGGCCGCTTCTCTTGATTTGATAATCAATATCGTCTTATGTGATATTCTTGGCAGCCCAATAAGCAGTCGAAGTACGGGGCGAAGCATGTGATCACAATTTCCTGCTCCTGGCCTCACGTTTTAAGGTAACCGTCGCCTTGTATCCATCCGAGGGTTCACATACCCAAGGTCGGAAGCGGCTTCAGTCCCAGAATATAAGGCATTTTGCTCTTCCTATCATCATAATATTTTTCAGACGCTCCCACGAAATTATCATAATTCTTTATCGCAGACCCAAACAAAATTCCgtggcttttcaagagctcaaaaTCACATCAAAACAGATCGAAAAAGGTGCAAGCAGTTTGTGCCGTAGTCCTGCGGTTTCCGCCCTTCCGGCTTGCATAGTCCTCCACGCTGATAGATTATCACTTAATCAAGACAGGGTTTTACGTCGGAAGCGATCACCGTGTCGCCCCCGGAAAGGGATCCCGAAACAGAAGTGAATTAATTGTACGGCATCAAAACCCGGAGAAAACTGAGTCATATATATAGGGAGGGTACTCTATTTTCTAAACAGTTAGAGAGATCTTGTTAGGGTTTGACATCAGCCGCAAGATATTCGAGTTAACTTGAAGTGCTTAGGAGCTCTATTAGCCAACTACAAGGCAATATTTAAAGATGTTGAGAGGCATCAGCcgcttttctcaacaatcGGTCGCAAAAAGGGCGCTGTACCGTAGTGGAAACCAATGTGTAAGGGGAAACTGGGGCACTAGGTGCCTGGCGACCAACAGCAGCGACAACTTCCTGTCGACAACAAATGCGGCGTACATCGACGAGATGTACGAGGCGTGGCAGAAGGACCCCACGTCCGTGCACGTCTCGTGGAACGCgtatttcaagaacatggGCAACGCCGGCATCCCGGCGTCGTCCGCGTTCGTGGCGCCTCCCACGCTAGTGTCGCACCACACCGGTGCCCAGATCCCACAAGACATGGTCATGGGGGCCTCAGGCACCATGGATCAGGGCATTCTCACACACTTGAAGGTTCAGCTGCTCTGCAGAGCGTATCAAGTGAGAGGCCATCAGAAAGCCCACATCGACCCCCTGCAGATCTCGTTCGGCGACGACAAGTCCAAGCCCTTGCCTAAAGAATTGACTCTGGAGCACTATGGGTTCACGGAACGCGACTTGGACCGCGAGATCACGTTAGGTCCAGGTATTTTGCCCCGCTTCACTCGAGAAGGCAAGAAAGCCATGACCTTGAGGGAGATCATCGCGGCGCTGGAGAAGCTGTACTGTTCTTCTTACGGTATCGAGTACATTCACATTCCTTCTAGAGCCCAGTGTGACTGGCTCAGAGAGAGAATCGAGATCCCTCAGCCTTACCACTACACCATCGATCAGAAAAGACAAATTTTGGATAGACTGACCTGGGCAACCTCATTCGAGACCTTTCTATCCACCAAATTCCCAAACGACAAGCGTTTCGGTCTAGAAGGTCTAGAGGGTGTCGTGCCGGGCATCAAGACGCTGATCGACAAATCCGTAGAGCTAGGTGTCGAGGACGTTGTCCTGGGTATGGCTCACCGTGGTAGACTGAATGTACTGTCTAACGTGGTGCGTAAACCAAACGAATCTATTTTCTCAGAGTTCCAAGGCTCTGCTGCTCCTGAGGAGTACGAGGGCTCGGGTGACGTGAAGTACCACTTGGGTATGAATTACCAGAGACCTACCACGTCCGGGAAATACGTCAATTTGTCGCTGGTCGCTAACCCATCGCACTTGGAGTCTCAAGACCCTGTCGTCCTTGGTAGAACAAGAGCTATCATGTTTGCCAAGAATGACTTAGATAAATATCAGAAGGCCATGGGTGTTTTACTGCATGGTGACGCGGCTTTCGCCGCCCAAGGTGTCGTTTATGAAACTATGGGATTCAGCCATCTTCCCGATTACTCATCTGGTGGTACCATCCACATCATCACAAACAATCAGATCGGTTTCACCACTGACCCAAGATTTGCAAGATCTACGCCATACCCATCTGATATCGCTAAAGCCATCGATGCACCAATTTTCCACGTGAACGCCAACGATGTGGAAGCTCTAACTTTCATTTTCAACCTAGCTGCAGAGTGGAGAGCCACATTCCACACAGACGCTATCATAGATGTAGTTGGGTGGAGAAAGCATGGTCATAATGAAACTGATCAACCATCTTTCACCCAGCCGCTAATGTACCAGAAGATCAGCAAACAGAAGTCCGTCATTGACGTTTACACCGAGAAGCTAATTTCGGAAGGCTCTTTCACCAAAAAGGACATTGACGAACACAAGCAATGGGTTTGGGGCTTATTTGAAAAGGCTTTCGAGAAGGCAAAGGATTACGAACCTACATCTAGAGAATGGTTGACTGCCGACTGGGCCAACTTCAAATCTCCAAAGGAACTTGCGACCGAGATTTTGCCCCACGAACCAACTGTAGTCCAGCAAGAAAAACTGAAAGAAATCGGAAAAATCATTTCCTCTTGGCCAGAAGACTTCGAGGTCCacagaaacttgaagagaattCTGACTAATAGGGGTAAGTCAATTGAGAAAGGGGAAGGAATTGACTGGTCTACAGGTGAAGCTTTGGCGCTGGGTTCTTTGGCTACGGAAGGCTACCACATCAGAGTTTCCGGTGAAGACGTCGAGAGAGGtactttttctcaaagacaCGCGGTTTTGCATGATCAAAAGTCTGAAAGAACCTACACTCCCCTGCAGCACCTGAGTGACAAACAAGCAAACTTTACTATTTGTAACTCTTCTCTTTCCGAATACGGATGCATGGGTTTCGAGTATGGTTATTCGCTTACTTCTCCAGATTTCCTTGTCATGTGGGAAGCTCAATTTGGTGACTTTGCTAACACGGGACAGGTCATCATTGACCAGTTTTTGGCAGGCGGTGAAGCTAAATGGAAACAGCGTTCCGGATTGGTTCTGTCCTTACCACACGGTTACGACGGACAAGGTCCAGAACACTCTTCAGGTCGTCTGGAAAGATTCCTGCAAATGGCTAACGAAGACCCTAGATATTTCCCTTCGgaagagaagctgcagagACAGCACCAGGACTGCAATTTCCAAGTTGTCTACCCAACCACCCCTGCTAACTTGTTCCACATCTTGAGAAGACAACAACATCGTCAATTCCGGAAACCTTTGATTCTTTTCTTCTCGAAACAGCTTCTGCGTCATCCTTTGGCTAGATCCAAGCTGTCTGATTTCAGTGATAATGGGTTCCAATGGATCATTGAGGATGTTGAGCATGGCAAGAGTATTGCCTCCAAGGAAGAGACCAAACGCTTGGTCATAATGAGTGGCCAGGTATACACTGCTCTCCACAAAAAGCGTGAGTCTCTCGGGGACAAGAATACTGCCTTCCTCAAGGTTGAACAGTTACATCCATTCCCATTCGCACAGCTACGCGACTCGCTGAACTCTTATCCAAACTTGGAAGACATTGTGTTCTGCCAGGAGGAGCCATTAAACATGGGCTCCTGGGCCTACGCGGCACCAAGGTTGGGAACCGTTCTGAAAGAAACCGACAAATACAAGGATTTCGAAGTGAGGTTTGCTGGTAGAAACCCAAGCGGAGCTGTTGCTGCGGGCTCAAAAGCTCTACATGCtgcagaggaagaagcatttttgaaggaggTGTTTGGTCAGTGATCTGTCTCTATGTGAAGAGCACCTGCTTATATTCTAAGAAATCAATTAATTAAGTATTATTTATGATGCAAGTATTGGCCCCTGTACATAGGGCCCACCACTAGCTTTTAAGTACAAAATATCGAGTCTTTGTTGCTCACCTGTTTGTCAAACTCTTGCGTTGTTTGAACAAGCCAAAACATGGTCGCCTTGGATATCCCATGACAAGAAACCACTCCAGAAAACTGTCAGGTACAAAATTAAATTACACGAAGAAGCACCTTATGCAGCTCATTGGAGTCACCACATCACGTTCAAATTATACTCATTTGAGTAGTGTCGCGAGTCAACGACAGCGATTGCTAACACGCTTCGTTGGGGTTGGCTGTCTCATACCCTTTATCATGTGACatgctttcttgttttctCTCGCAGCTTTTCATATATCAGAGCGTTGAATATCCTTAATTATTCACAATAAACCTGGAGTAATTCGCCAGTAATACCCACTTCTCTGTATAACTTACTCACGTCCAAAACATGGCAGAAGGCAAGATAGCTTTAGTAACCGGGGCCTCCTCGGGTATTGGATACGAATTGACCAGGCAACTGGCTGGCAAGGGGTACAAGGTTTACGCTGCGGCTAGACGCGAAGAACGTATTGCTCCCCTTCAGAAGGAATTTCCTCAGCTAGTTGTTCCCATCAAACTTGACGTTTCCGAGCCAGAACAGATTTCTGCTTTGCGTGATCGCTTGGCCAAAGAGCTGCCATCGCAGAAGCTAGACATATTGTACAACAATGCGGGACAAAGCTGCACGTTTCCCGCCAGCGATGTGACCAACGACGTCTTGGAGCAGGCTTTCAAAGTGAATGTGTTTGGGCCCATCAACACGTGCCGTGAACTACTGCCATTCGTGATCAATGCACAGGGCACCGTGATCTTCACAGGCTCGCTGGCCGGAATCATCTCGTTTCCTTTCGGTTCAGTTTACAGCGCTACGAAGGGTGCTATCCATAGCTATGCGCGCGGCCTGCACATCGAAATGAAACCTTTCGGCGTGCGTGTACTGAATGTTATCACTGGAGGCGTGGGAACCGACATCGCCGACAAGAGGCCGCTGCCCGAAGACTCCATTTACAACATCCCTGAAGCTAGCGAGGCCATGGCCTACCGCCGCGAGAtggccaagaacaacaagcCTATGGACGTCGGCAAATACGTCTCGTCCGTGGTGCGGGACATCGAGAGCTCACGTGATCCAGTTGATATCTACCGTGGCACCTTTGCTGGGGCCGCGCGCTGGATTTCCTTGCTGATGCCTTACTGGATGCTGGACTGGATTCTTGCCCGCCGCTTCAAGCTTACCGGCATGATCAATGCACTGCAAAAGCGCAAGCGCGAATAAGTGGTGGATGCCCGCACAGTGCCGTTGGGTGTGCCAACCACTATCTGCGATAACCTATGACCGTTATGTTACGTTGCTATAACTTCTTCGATTTAGTTTTTAGAAACCCGCCCGGCGACTGGCTTAACAGCCGGCAGCGCCGGTCGTTTTGCGTTCATGCATAAACTCTTAACATGCCAACCAAAGCCTGCGCACTAGTTGCAATGCCTAGGCTTCTCCCGTGGTCGAAAGGCGCTAGTAACTTGTTCTGGCCACGGGGAAGGTGGCATCAGTTTGTTCAGAAGCTGGCTGGGGCCCACATCCCAATGCCCGAACGCAAGCGCCGGGCACAGCTACGCCTGAAACAATGCAAGGGCGTTAGATACTGGCACTTGCGCCATCGGGGGGCGCAGAAGGTGTTGCGGCTGGCGCATGGCACTTCCTCGTAACTGCTGGTTCTCTAACAAGCTGCGTTAACGTTACGTAATCTTTATTGTGCAAACAACCTAATTAGGTGAttaaattttttttttgccaaaatgGCAGTTCCAGGTGGATCAAGATGCTCGCTCGAGATCTCGATATATAAACAGACAGACATTTTTTCGATCGCGCGCTCCGCGCTTCAgtaattttgaaacaaattGTATCAAATCTTCAGCCAGTAAAAAGTTAAAAAAGACAGGGACAAACTAACAGGTTTCCAGCAAGTCCATTCTAACTACATACATTCTTTTCATTACTTTTGCTCCAACTACGTTCATTCATTGAAAACTCTGGCTTGAGATCCCAATACATAAGCTTCAAGACTTATCATCAGCCCAAATTTGAGATTAAACCGAAAAAGGTATGTTACACGATAGATTCCAAGAGGGACCTCGTTTTAGCCAGAATAGGGATAAATGCGTGGGAAGACCGCGAGAACGGTTGGGGGCCGTGGCTTGGCCCTGCAAATTTGACCGTACGGTGCGGGTACCAATGACGTGATAAGTGACACGACGGTCGACGCTACTCTACCGCACGGGGGCAATTTGAGATACCGAGCTCCGCTGATGCGCTATGCGTGGTTTTCAAGTATGCCAAGCAGCTCTCAGTGGCCCAGAATGGTGGGGCAACGTCACCCTTTACGTCCTGCCGTCTCAACATTTGCCtttggtctttttttttcagaaaccACGGTCGTGGATCGACTACTGTTTTGGGACGGACCAAAGTTCGCGTCGCGTTCCCAGGCGCGAAGGCCCTAAATTCGAAACAAATGCAACATACTCTGGCTTATAACAGAAGGACTCCTTCTTGTCGATGTTTCGACACCGCCTCTTTACTAACTCCAGTCACTTGCAGTCCACTCTTTTCGATTTAACACTTCACCCTTCAGTTTCGATCTTTGATAGAAACGCATTCATTCCTTTATTGAAGTCATGAAAGTTTCCGCTGTTTTAGCACTTTCCGTCGCGGGCTCGTCCCTTGCTTCCGCTCTGCCCCACGCGCACAAGAGAGCCGCCTCCCAGGAGCCTTGCAGCACCGCGCACGCTCACCGCGCTGGCAAGCGTGCTGTCGCCGTTGAGTACGTGTACCAAACTGTCACCGTCGACCACCAGGGCCAGACTTTGAGCTACCCAACTACGACTTTGACTAGCGAGCCAACcagctctgctgctgcttcttctaGCTCTGCTGCCGCCTCTAGTTCGGCTTCCAGCCCTGCTactgcttcttcctccagcgctgctgcttcttcaagctctgctgcttcttcaagctctgctgctgcctcctccagctctgcTTCGAGCTCCTCTGCTGCCTCGAGCTCCGCTGCTCCATCCAGCTCTGCTTCGAGCTCCTCTGCTTCCTCGAGCGCcgtttcttcttcctccagctcctcttcttctccatcGTCTACCTCTACTGgtggttcttcttctacCGGTATTGATGGCGACCTATCAGCTTACTCTGGCCCAAGTGAAGCCTTCCAGGATGGCACCATTAAGTGCAGCGATTTCCCATCCGGACAGGGTGTGATCTCTTTGGACTGGTTAGGATTCGGTGGCTGGTCTGGTATTGAAAACTCTGACGGCTCTACCGGTGGAGACTGTAAAGAGGGCTCTTACTGCTCTTACGCTTGCCAAACTGGTATGTCTAAGACCCAGTGGCCATCCGAGCAGCCATCCAACGGTGTTTCCGTCGGTGGTTTGTACTGTAAGAACGGCTACCTGTACCGTTCTAACACCGACGCCGAGTATCTGTGTGAATGGGGAAAGGACATGGCCGAAGTTGTTTCTGAGATAGACTCTGATGTCGCTATCTGCAGAACCGACTACCCAGGTACTGAAAACATGGTTATCCCAACCTATGTCAAGGCTGGCGATTCTGTTCCATTGACTGTTGTCGACGAGGACACCTACTACCAATGGAAGGGTATGAAGACCTCTGCTCAGTTTTACGTTAACAACGCTGGtgtttctttggaagacgGTTGCGTCTGGGGTACCGCTGGCTCCGGTGTTGGTAACTGGGCTCCATTGAACTTCGGTGGTGGATACACCAACGGCGTTGCATACTTGGCCCTGATTCCAAATCCTAACAACTATGACGCTTTGAACTACAACGTCAAGATTGTCGCTGCCGATGACGACAGCACAGTTTTGGGTGACTGTAAGTACGAGAACGGAAAGTACAACGATGGTAGCTCCGACGGCTGTACCGTCTCTGTCACCAAAGGTAAGGCTAAGTTCGTTCTGTACAACTAAACATACCCACCTAGCCAAATGCAATAGCTGGATCACACTCTTTTAAGGTTGTTCTCAATCAATCAggatcttttttttaaacAGTTTATTTTAAAATGGATTATCTTACTTAGAAAAGTTCATATCATCTATTATCCACTAAGTAGTTGTACTATCATAAAGCGAAGGCCCGGGCCTGTATATAATAAATGTTGTCGCCCACCACTAACTATTCAGTGctacaaaattttgaatgTACTCAATACTGCGTTTGGATTGCCGCGGATGACTGACCCATTGGTGGTTCCTGCCAATAATTTGTGTGATCCTTCACGTTTCAATAAGCTTTTAGGATAACGCTTATAACGTCCGTGGAAAGATAGGGTGCCGTTTCAAACCACTTCAGTCTCCCGAAAAATGTCTTTATTATTTGCGAACGCAGCTGGCCTGCCGGCGGGAGGTTCAAGTTAGGAGAAATAAGCGTCAAAGAACGATAGTAAGCTGCTTGCTTTAAGGGTTGCCAGCAATATATATATTTCATGCATAATAGCTGCACGCCTCTAATTTCTTAAATTATGATGTACCAGGTATTCGATTTT
The Lachancea thermotolerans CBS 6340 chromosome G complete sequence genome window above contains:
- the RPL9B gene encoding 60S ribosomal protein uL6 (highly similar to uniprot|P05738 Saccharomyces cerevisiae uniprot|P05738 Saccharomyces cerevisiae YGL147C RPL9A Protein component of the large (60S) ribosomal subunit, nearly identical to Rpl9Bp and has similarity to E. coli L6 and rat L9 ribosomal proteins and to YNL067W uniprot|P51401 Saccharomyces cerevisiae YNL067W RPL9B Protein component of the large (60S) ribosomal subunit, nearly identical to Rpl9Ap and has similarity to E. coli L6 and rat L9 ribosomal proteins), whose amino-acid sequence is MKYIQTDQTLDIPEGVTVNIKSRVIKVTGPRGALTKNLKHIDVTFAKVSNKQVKITVHNGDRKHVAALRTVKSLVANMITGVTKGFKYKMRYVYAHFPINVNVVEKDGAKFVEIRNFLGDKQVRMVPVREGVSIDFSTNQKDEIVLSGNSIENVSQNAADIQQICRVRNKDIRKFLDGIYVSQKGFVEEEA
- a CDS encoding KLTH0G09240p (conserved hypothetical protein), yielding MPALFAEAQHLTRNDVLQSIFENNSDQEDALPPTPGYLFFLEDHEDRKTPELYLDLAQQDPVLSDVSFHGEPFLKRFESTMPSNFDSLRWSVDDILADCTPEKSSLWSGAWSDDEALSKDLNSSPFSTPSLTQSNIEDVLARVPEPPIMCFAEFQRHPPQEKPGHIPARASTGKVSKPNNKQASRGKRSSKFNLSAKRALLQKLISRMQMRTRLEQTYEHGILVRRNVAKELAIEGEGATPQLQFCGTRFQDVQTFLQSQATLHQDACHFRTIWSYNREQKGSTIILTLSLTDEQSKCGENEYQFSVISRYLPYDCFGRPHGAVKKKLNRVQEELEREKETRKGDTYCWRHFLTSFEYFKLVSFMLGKEYDFNLNDNQTGETRGSDGKVISPEKRHDMRTRSHAKIYFEGKAVKSAHELLNDETISSHKSFIVGTFGQIMAYTNKRPFGSDSSLSVMEFKYLEEALEKEINFHVFHGV
- the KGD1 gene encoding alpha-ketoglutarate dehydrogenase KGD1 (highly similar to uniprot|P20967 Saccharomyces cerevisiae YIL125W KGD1 Component of the mitochondrial alpha-ketoglutarate dehydrogenase complex which catalyzes a key step in the tricarboxylic acid (TCA) cycle the oxidative decarboxylation of alpha-ketoglutarate to form succinyl-CoA), translated to MLRGISRFSQQSVAKRALYRSGNQCVRGNWGTRCLATNSSDNFLSTTNAAYIDEMYEAWQKDPTSVHVSWNAYFKNMGNAGIPASSAFVAPPTLVSHHTGAQIPQDMVMGASGTMDQGILTHLKVQLLCRAYQVRGHQKAHIDPLQISFGDDKSKPLPKELTLEHYGFTERDLDREITLGPGILPRFTREGKKAMTLREIIAALEKLYCSSYGIEYIHIPSRAQCDWLRERIEIPQPYHYTIDQKRQILDRLTWATSFETFLSTKFPNDKRFGLEGLEGVVPGIKTLIDKSVELGVEDVVLGMAHRGRLNVLSNVVRKPNESIFSEFQGSAAPEEYEGSGDVKYHLGMNYQRPTTSGKYVNLSLVANPSHLESQDPVVLGRTRAIMFAKNDLDKYQKAMGVLLHGDAAFAAQGVVYETMGFSHLPDYSSGGTIHIITNNQIGFTTDPRFARSTPYPSDIAKAIDAPIFHVNANDVEALTFIFNLAAEWRATFHTDAIIDVVGWRKHGHNETDQPSFTQPLMYQKISKQKSVIDVYTEKLISEGSFTKKDIDEHKQWVWGLFEKAFEKAKDYEPTSREWLTADWANFKSPKELATEILPHEPTVVQQEKLKEIGKIISSWPEDFEVHRNLKRILTNRGKSIEKGEGIDWSTGEALALGSLATEGYHIRVSGEDVERGTFSQRHAVLHDQKSERTYTPLQHLSDKQANFTICNSSLSEYGCMGFEYGYSLTSPDFLVMWEAQFGDFANTGQVIIDQFLAGGEAKWKQRSGLVLSLPHGYDGQGPEHSSGRLERFLQMANEDPRYFPSEEKLQRQHQDCNFQVVYPTTPANLFHILRRQQHRQFRKPLILFFSKQLLRHPLARSKLSDFSDNGFQWIIEDVEHGKSIASKEETKRLVIMSGQVYTALHKKRESLGDKNTAFLKVEQLHPFPFAQLRDSLNSYPNLEDIVFCQEEPLNMGSWAYAAPRLGTVLKETDKYKDFEVRFAGRNPSGAVAAGSKALHAAEEEAFLKEVFGQ